A part of Aquibium oceanicum genomic DNA contains:
- a CDS encoding heme-degrading domain-containing protein, whose protein sequence is MSRESDIARIKDQEAAIVFERFDEEEAFRLGLVLRERAVAGNLPIVIDIRTWDRQLFFCAMPGSTDANADWVRRKVNVLRRFGRSTYRVALEQNRDDELFAPRHGLDPKDFVLAGGGFPIRLKNAGIVGCVTVSGLPQREDHALVVEALCAHLGLDHAALALPAA, encoded by the coding sequence ATGAGCCGAGAATCCGACATCGCCCGCATAAAGGATCAGGAGGCGGCGATCGTCTTCGAGCGTTTCGACGAGGAGGAGGCGTTCCGCCTCGGGCTCGTGCTGCGCGAGCGGGCGGTCGCGGGGAACCTGCCGATCGTGATCGATATCCGCACCTGGGACCGGCAGCTCTTCTTCTGCGCCATGCCGGGATCGACCGACGCGAACGCCGACTGGGTGCGCCGCAAGGTGAACGTGCTGCGCCGCTTCGGCAGGAGCACCTACCGTGTCGCGCTGGAGCAGAACCGCGACGATGAACTCTTCGCGCCGCGCCACGGCCTCGACCCGAAGGATTTCGTGCTGGCCGGCGGCGGCTTCCCGATCCGGCTGAAGAATGCTGGCATCGTCGGTTGCGTGACGGTATCGGGCCTCCCGCAGCGCGAGGACCATGCGCTGGTGGTGGAGGCGCTTTGCGCGCATTTGGGACTCGATCATGCGGCGCTGGCGCTGCCCGCGGCGTGA